The following DNA comes from Thermococcus piezophilus.
CTTCGGCGGAACGACAGCCATTTTAACTGCTTTCTACATCGCCAAGCTTCTCGGGGCCCCCGAGAACATCCTCCTTAGCATAGCGCCGAAGAGCGTGACGACGGCGATAGCCATTGGCATCAGCGAGAAGATAGGCGGAGTCCCAGCTCTGACGGCAGTACTCGTCATCCTAACTGGAATACTGGGCAACGCCGTTGGGATGGAACTGCTGAACCTGGCCGGGATAAAGAACAGAATCGCAAAGGGTCTGCCATGGGAGTCACGTCTCACGGACTCGGAACGGCCCGGATAATCCTGGACGACGAGCTGAGCGGAGCGGTGAGCGGTTTAGCCATGGCCCTAAACGGAATCTTCACGTCACTCGTGCTTCCCTATCTCGTCGAACTTCTCAAGTAGGCACTCGCTTATCCTGAGCCTGTCCTTGGCGTCGAGGAAGAGCGTGAAGTCACGCTTGGCAATCCTGTCTGCGATTGGGGCATGCTCGACGAGGAAGGCTATGACCTCGGCCGTGCTGTACGGAACCTTAATTTGAAGCTCGTCCGCCTTCTTGAAGAGCTTATCAGGGACCGCGAATATGTCCTCACCCTTTCTAACCTCAACACTTATCTTGGAGTTTATCTGCTCCCAGATGAGGATGGTGTTTCTGGCCTTCTCGATCTTCTCAATGGCCCTCCTCTCGAGTATGCTTATGTTGGCCCTGCTCGTACCCAAAAGCTCGGCTATCTCGCTCTGCTTAAGCCCTCTCGCACGCAGACGGAGGATTTTAATCTGCTGCTCTGTGAGGAAGTTTTTCCCTGCCATTTTAAACACCTAAGTTTAACAGGTATCAAAAGGTTAAAACTTTTTCCCCCACTAAACTTTCCTGTGGAGAAAAGGCCCATTAGAACCCTTCCTCGTGGAGAAGGCGATGACGTCAAGTTCATTGAATTCTGGTGGTCCCGCGGCCCGGATTTGAACCGGGGACCTGCGGATCTACAGTCCGCCGCCGCTCCCAGGCTAGGCTACCGCGGGACCTGTGCCCGTTCCATAGTGAACGGGGTAGGTTTATAAATTTTTCTCCCGAGTTAGCCACGGTGAGAGCATGAAGCTTTACGAACCCATTACCCTCGCCATGCCACTCGCGAAGTGGATCGGGGACTTCATAAGGGAGAACGGCCGTCTGCCGAGCGGCGAAGAGGTTAGAGAGGCAATGAAGGAGTTCGGCCTTGAGGAGAGCTGTTTAGACAGGGGGCTTGCCGTTTACAGGAGCCGCTTTTTAATTGCGCTGGTCTTCGCGAGGAACGAGAACCTCATCATTGACGTAATCTCCTCCAGCGGAGAGCTGAGCGACGCCCTCGAGGTCATAGCATACCACGACAAGAAGATAGAGGCCTTCGTGGTGGAGATACTGCCGACTAACGACCTCGAATACGAGGGCAACATCGGCATCGAGCCCATAATCCTAGATGAGAAAAGCCTAGAGCCCGAAAGCAGCCCTGTGCTGGGCCACTTCGAGGAGGACAACGGGGGAATGTTTCTCGTCATCGACGGAGAAACCTACGAGCGCTGGAGGGAGGGAGAAGACGTTACCACCTGCCCAATCTGCGGTGGGGAGCTGGCCTGGAGGGGTGAGAAGGCATACTGCTTGGACTGCGGTTATGGAGTTAAGGTGGTGAGGAAATGAGCCGCGCTGTTAAGTCCCAGCTTGTCCAATACTCCCGCCTCGCCCACGAGAGGGGCCTAACGGCCGCTTTTGGAGGTAATTTAAGCATAAGACAGGGAAATCTGATCTTTATCAAGGCCACAGGGGCCGTCATGGACGACATGACTAAGGAGCAGGTGGCGGTAATCGACATGAACGGAAAACAGCTGTCAGCTATTAGGCCCTCCTCCGAGTACAGGCTCCACCTGGCGATTTACCGCGATAGACCGGACGTCAAGGCTATAGCCCACCTCCACCCACCGTATTCAATAATTGCAGCGACCATGCTCGAGATGGAACTCCCGATAATAACTCCAGAGGCGGAGCTGTACCTAAGAAGGATACCGATTGTACCCTTTAGGCCCGCCGGAACGAAGGAGCTGGCAGAGGCTGTCGCAGGGGTTATATGTCAGTCAGACGCCGTCCTGATGGAAAAGCATGGCATCGTCACCGTCGGGAAGAGCCTGAGGGAAGCATTCTACAAGGCCGAACTGGTTGAGGAGAGCGCAAAGCTATGGTACTTGAGCAGAAAAGTATAAGCAACACGAATCATCAAAACGCAGGAAATGAGCGGGAAAAGTAAAAGCGCTCACTTAACCTGCTCAAGAGCTCCGAGGACCTCCCAGATTATGGTCCTCGTGTGCATAGGCATGTTCGGGTCCTCGCTAATCTCCTCAAGGATGGCTATCGCGTCGGCGGCTCTGACGGCCGGCTCCTTGCTCTCGTCGAGGAGAACCTCTATAGCCTGCTCGGCGGCTCTCCTAATGTTCCTCGGAACGACAGTGTCCTGGACGACTTGCTCCTTGAGAACCTGCACAATCTGGTGAATCAGCTCGCTCATTCTATCACCCCCTTTTCTAAAGAATTGTTACTAAAATCTCCTCGGGTTATCTTAAGCTTTCCTAACTAAAAAACTTTTCGGTTAACGTCGAAACTAAAGAAGGAAAATCAGTACTCGATCCCTTTCCTCGCCAGGATGCCCCTCTGGTAGGGGTGCTTTATCTCCCTCATCTCGGTGACGTAGTCAGCTAACTCGAAGAGCTCCTTTGGGCAGTAGCGGCCGGTGATGACGAGCTCGGTGTGGGGTGCTTTGCTCTTGATGAGCTCCCTGACTTCCTCGACGTCGAGCATGCCGAAGCCCAAGGCGACGCAGAGCTCGTCGAGGATTACCAGACCCCACTCGCCGCTTGAGACCACCTCTTTAGCGCGCTCTAATGCCCTTTTGGCGGCCTCTATGTCGTCGGGCTCGGGTTTGCCGTGGACGAACTTCGGTAACCCAAAGGACTCTATGACCGCGCCGCATTCCGCTATCTTCTTCTGCTCTCCGTAAACGTTCCCGGCCTTCATGAACTGGAGGATTATCACCTTCCCGCCGGAGCCGAGCATTCTCACCGCGAGGCCAAAGGCTGCTGTGGTTTTTCCCTTCCCGTTGCCCGTGTAGATGTGAACTAAGCCGAGCTTGTCTTTCCAGGGCATGTGGATTCACCTGGGTGGATATAATCGCCAAGGGTTTTTAGGAGTTTGGATGAAAGTTATAAGAAACTTAAGCAAACTAAAGCAATGGAGGAACAAATATGAGAGAAGTTCCGTTTGAGGAATATCTGGAATTCATAAAAAAGTACGATCACGTCATTATAGGGAATCAAAGAATAGAGATTGGAAAACCTATCCCAATCAAAACATTTCAGCCTCAGAACTTCAAGCTTGAAACAACGACCGTATGGAGCTTTCCAGAGCGGGGGAAATGGGCAACTCATCATGCAAATGCAAAATACAGGGGAAATTGGGCGCCCCAGGTTCCGCGAAACCTGATACTGCAATATACAAAGCCGGGAGATCTTGTACTAGATGCATTTCTCGGAAGTGGAACAACTTTGATAGAGTGCAAACTACTAGGAAGACACGGGATCGGGGTTGACATAAATTATGAGGCTCTAATGGTTGCATGGGATAGGTTAAATTTCGAATATGATCCCAGAATAGAAAACCAGTCTACGTTAAGTTCGTACCTTGGCATAAGAGAAGAGATAGAGTGGGTTAAACCTAAGATACGACTCTACCAGGGAGACGCGAGGAATCTAGACAAAATCGAAGACGAGAGCATAGATCTAATAGCAACTCATCCCCCTTACGCTAACATCATTGGGTATACAAAAAAAGCAAAGTCCCCTGTGAAGGGGGATCTGTCCAATGTAAGATCCATAGATGAATTCGTTTCAGAAATAAAGAAGGTTGCCGAGGAATTTTATAGGGTTCTAAAACCGGGAAAATATGTAGCAATCTTGATTGGAGATACCAGACGGCACAGGCATTATGTTCCAATAGCATTTAGAGTCATGAAGGTGTTTTTGGAAGCTGGATTTATATTAAAGGAGGACATTATCAAGGTTCAGCATCATATGAGGGGTACAGAACCCTGGAAAACAAAGAAGAGAGACTTCTATCTGATTGCACATGAACATCTGTTCGTATTCAGAAAATTGGGAGAAGGGGAGAAAATCGAGAAATTCCGAGAAAGTAGAGTGGTTTAACTCCTCCAAAGCTCAAAAAGGGAAATACCATATTTCTTCGGCGCTGGCCTATTTCGAACGGCAGTCGTTATTATTTTGTCTATATCACCGTATTCGCTCTGTGCGATCCATCGTATGAACCGCATAAGAAACTCTCGGGGAGGATCAAGTTTGCTCTCTTTGCATCCCCTGCTACCATAATTCCAATCCTGCTCGGCCATTAGTAATGAGCCATAGAAAACAGTTACATCAGGGGGATCGAGTTCCATTGAGAAATTTATACCCCGAACGTCGTCTAGAACCTCATTTATGTCATCTCCATGATTAATCCGTTCAAATGCCAAAAACACAGCCCTCGCATGCTTTTCATCACTTATCCGCTTAAGATACAAGTCAAAGAACAACCGAACATGTGTTGGGGCAAATTCTTTTCTTCCCTCAGGTTGGAGAACGACTTTAAAATCTCCCGGACATATCTTGTCTGTTCTGACAATGTAGACCTTGGTTCCGTTGGAGCCAGAATATAACAGGGCCCTTCCTCCTTCTTTGATAACTCTACGGGTCTTTTTAGTCTCCTTTATTTCTGCAGGTCTTAGCTTTTGAACTATCTCAAAAACATCATCCACTTTCACGAACTTCACCAAATATCAAAAAGAAGGCAGGACTTTTTAAATAGATCGCTCTGCAACGGTTAAATACTCAATAAGCGACTTAGAAGTCATCAAAGCCTTCGATTTATCGCTGTTGACAAGGAGCTTTGCTCTTTCCCGGCCCAATTGTAATTCCGTAGGAACATTCGTAACGAGCATCTCAGGGACTTCACCCCTGCGATCGGCTTTTGAGTTTATTGGCCTCTTTGCGTAGATCTTGGATATTCTAAATCCCTCTATCCCCTCATACAGCTCACGAATTGGCTTTACATAGGAGTTGCTTAGGATAAAGTAAACCCCTTTCTCATGGAGTTCAAGGCAGACGTCTCTGAGGCGCTCCTGGTCTTCTTTGCTGAAATCTTCCTTTGAATAGCTGGTAAAACTGGCAGTTTCTGAAACAGGGTGATAGGGGGGATCAAAATAAACCAGGTCTCCAGGCTTGGCAACTCTCAAGATATAGGTGAAGTCTTCGTTGTAAATATCGAGCTTTTTCAAAACTTCACTAGCCTTTCTGAGTCGCTCTTCGTCTACTATCTTAGGGTTTTTGTATCTACCAAACGGAACATTGAACTCGCCTTTCCTATTCTCGCGGTATAAGCCATTGAAGGCAGTTTTATTTAAGTACAAAAGCAGGCTCGCGAGTCTAATATTTGGAATTTCAAATCCGTTTCTAACTATCTCATTGAACTCCGCACGAGCCTTGTAGAAGTACTCCTTCTCATTTTTGTGCCTCTTTGCATCTTCAATTAGTTCGTCAACGTGATCTCTAACAACGACATAGAAGTTTATGAGTTTGGGATTTATGTCGTTTATAGTCCCCCTTTTGGGCTCCATCCAGAAAGTAACCGCACCGCCGCCAAAAAATGGCTCATGGAACGTTCTATTTCTAAAGTCCTTTGGCATTAACGCAACGATTTCATGGAGTATCTGCCTCTTCCCACCGGCCCACTTAAGGATAGGTTCTGCCATCGATTACATCCTCCTAGCCATTATTTAGGTCACGCCCTAATAAGGCATTCGATAAAATTACGTGCAACATAAATATAAAACTTTTGGTGCAACATAATGTTCATGATTTATACTCGAGACCCAACCTCTTTCTAATATAGTTAGATATGTCCAATCCCTCCTCCTGTGCCTGCTTAGAAATCGTCTCATACTCTTCCCCAGTAACGCGGATTGACAACCACTTATTCCGCTTGTTTCTGGCAGCTACCGTTCTAGCTTCAATTTCCCATATTTCTTTGAGGGCCCTAGCTTTTTTCTTAAGCAGTTTGGTGCCATTTAACCCTGAAAATTCCCTAGCAAGAATTTTCTTGAAATCAGAAACTACTTGAGGATCTCCTCCAGAATATTTAGCAAACTCATTCACGGCCAGTTCAACGGCAGTAGTCTCATTTGGGACATTTTTAGATTTCAGGATCACCTCAAAGGCCCTAGTTCCAGCAACGGGAATTTTTAGCTTACGGGTAGCCGGGGTCTTTAACGCTATGAGTTGTTTTATGATCTTTTCGAACATGAGTTCCACCAATATAACGTGCAACATAA
Coding sequences within:
- a CDS encoding DNA methyltransferase, yielding MREVPFEEYLEFIKKYDHVIIGNQRIEIGKPIPIKTFQPQNFKLETTTVWSFPERGKWATHHANAKYRGNWAPQVPRNLILQYTKPGDLVLDAFLGSGTTLIECKLLGRHGIGVDINYEALMVAWDRLNFEYDPRIENQSTLSSYLGIREEIEWVKPKIRLYQGDARNLDKIEDESIDLIATHPPYANIIGYTKKAKSPVKGDLSNVRSIDEFVSEIKKVAEEFYRVLKPGKYVAILIGDTRRHRHYVPIAFRVMKVFLEAGFILKEDIIKVQHHMRGTEPWKTKKRDFYLIAHEHLFVFRKLGEGEKIEKFRESRVV
- a CDS encoding DNA adenine methylase is translated as MAEPILKWAGGKRQILHEIVALMPKDFRNRTFHEPFFGGGAVTFWMEPKRGTINDINPKLINFYVVVRDHVDELIEDAKRHKNEKEYFYKARAEFNEIVRNGFEIPNIRLASLLLYLNKTAFNGLYRENRKGEFNVPFGRYKNPKIVDEERLRKASEVLKKLDIYNEDFTYILRVAKPGDLVYFDPPYHPVSETASFTSYSKEDFSKEDQERLRDVCLELHEKGVYFILSNSYVKPIRELYEGIEGFRISKIYAKRPINSKADRRGEVPEMLVTNVPTELQLGRERAKLLVNSDKSKALMTSKSLIEYLTVAERSI
- a CDS encoding aldolase; the protein is MSRAVKSQLVQYSRLAHERGLTAAFGGNLSIRQGNLIFIKATGAVMDDMTKEQVAVIDMNGKQLSAIRPSSEYRLHLAIYRDRPDVKAIAHLHPPYSIIAATMLEMELPIITPEAELYLRRIPIVPFRPAGTKELAEAVAGVICQSDAVLMEKHGIVTVGKSLREAFYKAELVEESAKLWYLSRKV
- a CDS encoding UPF0147 family protein, whose translation is MSELIHQIVQVLKEQVVQDTVVPRNIRRAAEQAIEVLLDESKEPAVRAADAIAILEEISEDPNMPMHTRTIIWEVLGALEQVK
- a CDS encoding plasmid mobilization protein; translation: MFEKIIKQLIALKTPATRKLKIPVAGTRAFEVILKSKNVPNETTAVELAVNEFAKYSGGDPQVVSDFKKILAREFSGLNGTKLLKKKARALKEIWEIEARTVAARNKRNKWLSIRVTGEEYETISKQAQEEGLDISNYIRKRLGLEYKS
- a CDS encoding Tfx family DNA-binding protein, encoding MAGKNFLTEQQIKILRLRARGLKQSEIAELLGTSRANISILERRAIEKIEKARNTILIWEQINSKISVEVRKGEDIFAVPDKLFKKADELQIKVPYSTAEVIAFLVEHAPIADRIAKRDFTLFLDAKDRLRISECLLEKFDEIGKHE
- the cobO gene encoding cob(I)yrinic acid a,c-diamide adenosyltransferase, which gives rise to MPWKDKLGLVHIYTGNGKGKTTAAFGLAVRMLGSGGKVIILQFMKAGNVYGEQKKIAECGAVIESFGLPKFVHGKPEPDDIEAAKRALERAKEVVSSGEWGLVILDELCVALGFGMLDVEEVRELIKSKAPHTELVITGRYCPKELFELADYVTEMREIKHPYQRGILARKGIEY